One part of the Peptococcaceae bacterium 1198_IL3148 genome encodes these proteins:
- the dsrB gene encoding dissimilatory-type sulfite reductase subunit beta, which produces MLPPVIKENYGKWEYHEILKPGVLVHVAESGDKLYTVRVGSPRLVSIYFIRDLCDLADKYCGGYLRFTSRHNVEFLLTEEANIEPLIAELKAKGLPVGGTGNSITNIVHTQGWVHCHTPATDASGIVKAVMDELFEYFETMKLPAKMRISLACCLNMCGAVHCSDIAILGIHRKAPVVNHDTIKSACEIPTVIASCPTAAIRPNPKLKSVEIKEERCMYCGNCYTMCPSIHIVDPENDAVSIWVGGKVSNARSTPMFSRLAIPYLPNNPPRWPEVVDAVKKLVELWAANAKQGERMGEWIERIGWEKFFQMAELPFTDKHIDDFNLAVTTFRSTAQFKW; this is translated from the coding sequence ATGCTCCCACCCGTTATCAAAGAAAACTACGGTAAATGGGAGTATCACGAAATTTTAAAGCCAGGTGTACTTGTACACGTTGCTGAATCCGGTGACAAGCTGTACACCGTGCGTGTAGGTTCACCAAGATTGGTCAGCATTTACTTCATTCGTGATCTGTGCGATCTCGCTGACAAATACTGCGGTGGCTACCTGAGATTTACAAGCCGTCACAATGTTGAGTTTCTGTTAACTGAGGAAGCTAACATTGAGCCATTGATTGCTGAATTAAAAGCTAAGGGTCTGCCCGTTGGTGGTACTGGTAACTCCATTACCAACATCGTACACACCCAAGGTTGGGTACACTGTCATACCCCTGCTACCGATGCTTCAGGTATCGTAAAAGCAGTTATGGATGAACTGTTCGAATACTTCGAAACCATGAAGTTACCAGCAAAAATGAGAATTTCTCTGGCTTGCTGTTTGAACATGTGCGGTGCTGTACACTGCTCAGACATCGCTATTCTGGGTATTCACAGAAAGGCTCCGGTTGTTAACCATGACACCATTAAGAGCGCCTGTGAAATTCCAACAGTTATCGCCAGCTGCCCAACCGCAGCTATTCGTCCAAACCCAAAACTGAAGTCAGTTGAAATTAAAGAAGAGCGTTGCATGTACTGTGGTAACTGCTACACTATGTGCCCATCTATTCACATTGTTGACCCAGAGAACGACGCTGTGTCCATCTGGGTTGGTGGTAAAGTATCAAACGCTCGTTCAACCCCGATGTTCTCACGTTTGGCAATCCCATATCTGCCTAACAATCCTCCACGTTGGCCAGAAGTGGTTGACGCTGTTAAGAAGCTTGTTGAGCTGTGGGCTGCTAACGCGAAACAAGGCGAAAGAATGGGTGAGTGGATTGAGCGTATCGGCTGGGAGAAATTCTTCCAAATGGCCGAACTGCCATTCACTGACAAGCACATCGATGACTTCAACCTGGCTGTAACCACCTTCCGTTCTACTGCACAATTCAAGTGGTAG
- a CDS encoding DUF1934 domain-containing protein, giving the protein MSKEGKGKKVLITVNTIQTNELGERDSINFQTIGSLYSKNQAIYLIYDESVLTGMAGSTTSLKVEPEKITLSRMGNSQLKHTFEAGVVNSGTYVTPYGTMTTKVLPSKVAADLTENGGSINLEYELIVGKDKIGVNELLITVKEA; this is encoded by the coding sequence ATGAGCAAAGAAGGCAAAGGTAAAAAGGTATTGATTACCGTCAACACCATTCAGACCAACGAATTGGGCGAGCGGGACAGCATTAATTTTCAAACCATCGGCAGTTTATACAGCAAAAACCAAGCCATCTACCTGATTTATGATGAAAGTGTACTGACCGGCATGGCAGGAAGCACCACCTCTTTAAAGGTGGAGCCAGAAAAAATTACCCTCAGTAGAATGGGAAACAGCCAATTAAAACATACCTTTGAAGCCGGGGTGGTCAACAGCGGCACCTATGTTACTCCCTACGGCACCATGACAACAAAAGTGCTGCCCAGTAAAGTTGCTGCAGACTTGACAGAGAATGGTGGAAGTATTAATCTAGAATATGAATTAATTGTAGGAAAAGATAAAATCGGTGTTAATGAGTTATTAATCACCGTCAAGGAGGCTTAA
- the argS gene encoding arginine--tRNA ligase, with product MSGIVERVRQQLSDALKQAVEKAVAAGALPELTVPEFVVEVPREKGHGDFATNIAMMLAKPAKSAPRKLAEIILQNLEVAGTSVKNVEIAGPGFINFYLDAAWIYNALPEVENQDAHYGSVELGEGLKVQVEFVSANPTGLLHMGNARGAALGDSIASILEFAGYQVQREYYINDAGNQIINFGKSLEARYLQQLGQDVPMPEEGYHGEDIIETVKNFINQHNDTYLTAEPAIRREKLIEFALDEKITNIKSGLLDFGVVYDVWFSEKSLHQSGAIKETIEELQRKGYIYEKEDALWFKATEFGDEKDEVVVRANGIPTYFAADIAYHKNKFQRGFDRVINIWGADHHGHVNRMKGSMEALGYNRDQLEIMLMQLVRLLRGGEVVRMSKRTGQFVTLSELVEEVGKDAARYFFIMRSPDSHLEFDLDLAKSQTNDNPVFYIQYAHARICSILRQLDERGGKVPKSSEVDLTVLDGEPELNLIRKLADFPVEVAMAAEMLAPHRIARYLHDLAGLFHSFYNSNRVIVEDQRVSDARIVLVNCTRIVLRNALRLIGVSAPERM from the coding sequence ATGAGCGGTATCGTAGAAAGAGTACGGCAACAGTTGTCTGATGCCTTAAAACAAGCAGTGGAAAAGGCGGTGGCTGCCGGTGCGCTGCCGGAGCTAACTGTACCGGAATTTGTGGTGGAAGTGCCCCGGGAGAAGGGCCACGGCGATTTTGCCACCAATATAGCCATGATGTTAGCCAAGCCGGCCAAAAGTGCACCCCGTAAATTGGCAGAAATAATTTTGCAGAATCTTGAAGTGGCTGGGACGTCGGTAAAGAACGTAGAAATAGCCGGTCCTGGCTTTATTAATTTTTATCTGGATGCAGCATGGATATATAACGCGCTACCGGAGGTTGAAAATCAAGATGCCCATTACGGCAGCGTAGAGCTGGGAGAAGGCCTAAAAGTACAAGTGGAATTTGTCAGTGCCAACCCAACGGGCCTGTTGCACATGGGCAATGCCCGGGGAGCAGCGCTGGGTGACAGCATTGCATCCATTTTAGAATTTGCCGGATACCAAGTACAGCGGGAATACTACATCAACGATGCCGGCAATCAGATTATTAACTTTGGCAAATCATTGGAGGCCCGGTACCTGCAACAGTTGGGACAAGATGTACCAATGCCGGAAGAGGGCTATCACGGCGAAGACATTATCGAAACCGTTAAAAACTTCATTAACCAACACAACGACACCTACCTAACGGCAGAACCGGCCATTCGCCGGGAAAAATTAATTGAATTTGCTTTAGATGAGAAAATTACCAACATTAAAAGCGGTCTGCTGGACTTTGGCGTGGTATATGATGTTTGGTTTTCCGAAAAATCATTGCATCAGTCCGGCGCCATTAAAGAAACTATCGAGGAACTGCAGCGCAAAGGGTATATTTATGAGAAGGAAGATGCGCTGTGGTTTAAAGCCACCGAATTCGGCGACGAGAAGGATGAAGTGGTGGTGCGGGCCAATGGCATTCCCACCTACTTTGCCGCGGATATTGCCTATCATAAAAATAAATTCCAGCGGGGGTTTGACCGGGTAATTAACATTTGGGGTGCCGATCACCACGGCCATGTCAACCGGATGAAGGGGTCGATGGAAGCCTTGGGATACAATCGGGACCAGCTGGAAATTATGTTGATGCAATTGGTGCGGTTGCTTCGGGGGGGAGAAGTGGTGCGGATGTCCAAGCGCACCGGACAGTTTGTCACCCTTAGTGAATTGGTGGAAGAAGTGGGCAAAGATGCAGCCCGTTATTTCTTTATTATGCGCAGTCCCGACAGTCACCTGGAATTCGATTTGGATTTGGCTAAATCCCAAACTAACGATAACCCGGTTTTCTATATCCAATACGCCCATGCCCGCATTTGCAGCATTTTGCGGCAGTTGGACGAGCGGGGCGGCAAAGTGCCCAAGTCATCGGAAGTGGATTTGACGGTGCTTGACGGAGAGCCAGAACTGAATTTGATTAGAAAACTGGCGGATTTCCCCGTTGAGGTGGCCATGGCAGCGGAAATGCTGGCGCCCCATCGCATTGCCAGATATTTGCATGACTTGGCGGGATTGTTCCACAGTTTCTACAACAGCAACCGAGTGATTGTGGAGGATCAACGGGTGTCCGATGCCAGAATAGTGCTGGTAAATTGTACCCGCATTGTGCTAAGAAATGCGTTGCGGCTGATTGGTGTGTCTGCACCAGAAAGAATGTAG
- a CDS encoding DUF1427 family protein, translated as MLPSDIKEAIYALFTGAVVGLLFAKLKLPIPAPPTLAGVLGIVGIFLGYLIAMRLGWGR; from the coding sequence ATGTTACCAAGTGATATTAAAGAAGCCATTTACGCGTTATTTACCGGAGCGGTGGTGGGATTGCTCTTTGCCAAATTAAAATTGCCCATCCCTGCCCCACCCACCCTTGCCGGGGTGTTGGGGATTGTTGGCATATTCCTGGGATACCTAATTGCAATGCGTTTGGGCTGGGGTAGGTAA
- a CDS encoding CTP synthase has protein sequence MTKYIFVTGGVVSSLGKGITAASLGRLLKNRGLKVAIQKLDPYINIDPGTMSPYQHGEVFVTEDGAETDLDLGHYERFIDENLSQSSNVTTGKIYWSVINKERRGDYLGATVQVIPHVTNEIKERILKSGEEFGADVVISEIGGTVGDIESQPFLEAIRQLKGDLGRDNVMYIHVTLVPYIGAANELKTKPTQHSVKELRGIGIQPDIIVTRTERPLSKEMEEKLALFCDIDKDAVVQCVDAHSIYEVPLLLEAEGFDDIVVERMKIKCNDADMSEWQDMVDRMNNLKWATKIALVGKYVSLPDAYLSVAEALRHAGLHHGTSIDIRWINSEDLEHMDVKDLLADVDGILIPGGFGDRGIEGKIKAIQYARENRIPMLGICLGMQLAVIEFARNVLGWKEANSSEFDKNTPYPVIDLLPEQKDIDNMGGTMRLGRYDSVLKPGTLAYQAYGTEMISERHRHRYEFNNKYRQDLEQKGMVFSGTLPGRELVEIIEIPEHPWFLATQFHPEFKSRPYRPQPLFRDFIGAAIRYSKTKENK, from the coding sequence ATGACCAAGTATATCTTTGTTACCGGAGGTGTTGTATCTTCCCTTGGTAAAGGTATCACCGCTGCATCCTTGGGTCGGTTGCTAAAAAACCGGGGCCTAAAGGTTGCCATACAAAAATTAGATCCCTACATTAATATAGACCCTGGCACAATGAGTCCATACCAGCATGGTGAAGTTTTTGTTACTGAGGATGGGGCAGAAACAGACTTAGATTTAGGGCATTACGAGAGGTTTATTGATGAAAATTTAAGTCAAAGCAGCAATGTCACCACCGGTAAAATTTACTGGTCGGTTATTAATAAAGAACGCCGTGGCGATTACCTAGGGGCCACAGTGCAAGTGATTCCTCATGTAACCAACGAAATTAAGGAACGGATCCTTAAATCAGGTGAAGAATTTGGCGCCGATGTGGTGATTTCAGAAATTGGTGGCACCGTTGGGGATATTGAATCACAACCATTTTTAGAAGCCATTAGACAGCTAAAGGGCGACCTGGGCCGAGACAACGTGATGTATATTCACGTTACCCTAGTGCCTTACATTGGTGCGGCCAACGAATTAAAAACCAAGCCCACCCAACACAGTGTCAAAGAACTGCGGGGTATTGGCATTCAACCGGATATCATTGTTACCCGCACCGAAAGACCCCTTTCCAAAGAAATGGAAGAGAAACTGGCGCTATTTTGTGACATCGATAAAGATGCGGTGGTGCAATGTGTTGATGCCCATTCCATTTACGAAGTACCGCTATTGTTGGAAGCAGAGGGCTTTGACGACATTGTGGTGGAACGGATGAAAATTAAATGCAACGACGCCGACATGAGTGAATGGCAGGATATGGTGGACCGCATGAACAACCTCAAGTGGGCCACTAAAATTGCGTTGGTGGGTAAATATGTATCTTTGCCCGATGCTTATTTAAGTGTGGCCGAAGCGCTGCGCCATGCCGGTTTGCACCACGGCACGTCCATTGATATTCGTTGGATCAACAGTGAAGACCTGGAGCATATGGATGTAAAGGATCTGTTGGCCGATGTGGACGGCATTTTAATTCCCGGCGGCTTTGGTGATCGGGGAATTGAAGGAAAGATTAAAGCCATCCAATATGCCCGGGAAAACCGCATTCCCATGCTGGGCATTTGCTTAGGCATGCAATTGGCAGTAATTGAGTTTGCCCGCAACGTTTTAGGTTGGAAAGAAGCCAACAGCTCAGAGTTTGATAAAAACACCCCTTACCCAGTGATTGACCTGCTACCGGAGCAGAAGGACATAGATAACATGGGTGGCACCATGCGTTTGGGTAGATACGACAGTGTGCTAAAACCAGGTACATTGGCCTACCAAGCCTACGGTACCGAAATGATTTCTGAACGTCATCGCCACCGTTATGAATTTAACAACAAATATCGTCAAGATCTGGAGCAAAAGGGCATGGTGTTCTCCGGCACGCTGCCCGGCAGAGAACTGGTAGAAATCATTGAAATTCCAGAACATCCTTGGTTCCTGGCTACCCAGTTCCATCCGGAATTTAAATCAAGACCATATAGGCCACAACCACTGTTCCGCGATTTTATTGGTGCGGCCATCAGATATAGTAAAACAAAAGAGAATAAATAA